In Bremerella alba, one DNA window encodes the following:
- a CDS encoding DUF1559 family PulG-like putative transporter — MISARSYRRAFTLVELLVVIAIIGVLIALLLPAVQQAREAARRMQCTNNLKQFGLGLHNFHDTFGNLPAGGYGPNTPAMHDRMSGFVPMMPFFEQGAAFELFNIDESVDHASNADAIVTLMDMMFCPSRRSPTPGPSSSYYMQTCSRGDYAFSSGGEGSHCNTIDPKLFDGMFSQYTKMQFAQVTDGLSNTIAIGEKRVERRSDAEAESTLINMDGPAYRWGFHSTRNFKSPLSSPLLTSLSDLDANFGSSHAGRGVNFLFGDGSVHYIPQTVNWTVMQNLANRADGNPVALP; from the coding sequence ATGATATCCGCACGTTCCTATCGTCGCGCGTTTACGCTCGTAGAATTACTCGTGGTCATTGCGATCATCGGCGTGCTCATAGCGCTCTTGTTGCCAGCGGTTCAGCAGGCTCGCGAAGCAGCCCGGCGAATGCAGTGCACCAATAACCTGAAGCAGTTTGGTTTGGGGCTGCACAACTTTCACGATACGTTCGGCAATCTGCCGGCAGGCGGTTACGGTCCCAATACGCCGGCGATGCACGACCGGATGAGTGGCTTCGTGCCGATGATGCCGTTCTTCGAGCAAGGCGCCGCATTCGAGCTGTTTAACATTGATGAGTCGGTCGATCATGCCAGTAACGCCGACGCGATCGTGACGCTGATGGATATGATGTTCTGCCCTTCTCGCAGAAGCCCCACGCCTGGTCCTTCGTCTAGCTATTATATGCAGACCTGTTCGCGTGGTGACTACGCGTTTTCCTCCGGCGGAGAAGGCAGCCACTGCAATACAATTGACCCGAAGCTGTTCGACGGCATGTTCAGCCAGTACACCAAGATGCAGTTTGCACAAGTCACCGACGGTCTTTCCAACACGATCGCAATCGGAGAGAAGCGAGTCGAACGACGATCGGACGCCGAAGCTGAATCGACGTTAATCAACATGGATGGCCCTGCCTATCGTTGGGGTTTTCACTCGACACGAAACTTCAAGTCTCCACTGAGTTCCCCCCTGCTCACCTCGTTGAGCGATCTCGATGCCAACTTCGGCAGCTCGCATGCTGGTCGCGGTGTGAACTTTCTTTTCGGAGATGGCTCGGTGCATTACATTCCGCAAACGGTTAACTGGACCGTGATGCAGAACCTGGCCAACCGGGCCGATGGAAACCCGGTCGCGCTTCCGTAG